TGTTGGTCCACAGAGACGAGTCCACTCATGACCTGAAACTCTGTCCTCTGCAGGTCTGGGCCCTGGCGTCTGCAGCCACCAGCCAGGACCTGAGTCCAGACTCAGACCCGGACACGGAGACACCCTGGGCCAGACACCCGTTTGGACGCCACCTGCTGGAGACTCTGTGAGTTTTACCGTCATTTATTACCACAGCTGGTAGAACGGGACGTATAGAAGACTCGTAGCCAGGTCACGAGTCCCTGGACAGGATTTAGACACAAGACAGGAACGAGACGGGGACGTTTATTAGCAATACATTTATACTATATAGATACAGTCCTCACGCTATGAACACTAATGTCCATATGTCCTGAGGTGTGCTCCtctctctgaggaggaggaggtggaggaggaggaggaggaggagctctgaCTCAACCAGTTACCTGTTTGAATGAGTTTACAGTGatgcacaggtgtcaaacatatgacCCGTGGACCAAAAGAGGCCCctcagagggtctaatctggacCCAACATACAAACATGAAGACATGAACTTCAGTTAGAAATAGGTTTTTCTATGAAAGTAACTCCAACGCCAAGAGTTCACAAAGTTCATTAAGAAAtgtggacacaacacaacacaacacaacacaacacaacacaacacaacacaacactgagacctggaactaAACACAACTAAAGTTCATGatccgtctccgtctcctcaGGTTGGACCACTACAGTCAGATGAGTGACGTTCAGACTCTCGCCATGATCTGCAGCGTGTTCAGAGCTCAGGCTCCGCCCCCAGACTGCTACGCCCTGTATGGACACCACCCTGCTCGCCCCTCCATGTTGCCCCCCCACCATTCCAGATATGTGAGTTAACAGCTTGAATGCATGGACGCCATGATGGCTCCTcctctgccccctggtggctggctgcactATATGTAAtgaccccgccccctccatgttagtgggtggggctAAAGAACACGTCACATCCATTTTAGGTGGTTTCCTGCAGTGATGTAGTGTGTTGTGTCTCAGCCCAGCTTCACCTCCAGCTCCGTCACCTCCGGCTCCTGCTCCAGTACGTCAGACTCCATCAGCGCCTGGAACCCAGgtgagacacgcacacacacgcacacacacacacacacacacagacacacacacacacacacacacacacagacacacacacacacacacacagacagacacacacacacagacacacacacacagaaacacacacacacagacacacacacacacagaccacaacacacacacagacacacacacacaacacagacacacacagacacacacacgacacaacacacagacacacacagacacaccacacgacacacacagacacacacacacaacacacacacacagacacacacacacacagacacacacacacagacacacacagacacacacacacagacacacacacacagacacacacacacacagacacacacagacacacacacacacaccacacacacacacacacagacacacacacacacacagacacacacacacacacacacacacagacacagacagacacacacacacacagacacacggacacacagacacacacacagacacagacagacacacacacacacacacagacacacacacacagacacacacacacacacagacacacacacacacacacacacacacaacacacagacacacacacacacacaacagacacacacaccacacacacagacacacacacacacacacacacacacacacacacacacacacacacacacacacacacacacaacacagacacacacacacacacacacacacacacacacagacacagacagacacacacacacacacacacagacacagacacacacacacacagacacacacacacacagacacacacagacacacacagacacacacacacagacacacacacacacacacacaggtgattTATTCACGGCTGTTAATTGGCAGGAAGAGACTCGGAGCTCGTTAACCCCTGGGGAGAGTCCTCCCCTGACGACTATCGCCATGGAAACCAGGTCTACACAGACCCACGGGAACGAGAGAGGGAACAACACGACATGAACAAGAGgtgggacggagggagggagtgatGGATGTAGAGGACagactgtgtgtgggtgtaatGGTTCGTGTCTCTCAGGTTGCTGGACCCGTCCAACACGCTGCAGTTTGACGAGTTCAAGAAGACTTACGGTGAAATCTTGTATCGTTGGGGTTTGAGAGACAAACGAGCCGACGTCCTCAAGTTTGCCTCCTGTCCTCCTGAGCCCCACAAAGGCATCGGtacgtcctctgtcctctgtcctcatcTCTGGACACGTCACAGCTTCAACAAACTAACCTATATCCCTCCATAGGGCAGTAACTCTTCTAATAgtcataatattaataatacatttattcacagGCTCCTTTCAAAACACCCGAGGACAAATAAGACAGgctttaaaatacacatcaaaagCACCGAAAACTACAAGTATACGACActggaaagataaaataataaaatatttgttaaaaataataaaaaaataaagctttttcaaacattttcatagagaaaataaaataaatgaatttaccACATTCCAAGCCCTTAAGAGACATTAGCATACCCCCTAGCGTTAGCGTAGCCCCAAGTGATAGCGTAGCCCCTGGCGTTAGCATGGCACCTAGCATTAGCATACCCCCTAGTGTTAGCGTAGCCCCTGGCGTTAGCATACCCCCTGGCGTTAGCGTACCCCCTGGCGATAGCGTAGCCCCTGGCGTTAGCATACCCCCTGGCGTTAGCGTACCCCCTGGCGTTAGCGTAGCCCCTGGCCCCTAGCTGATGTAACTAAGCTGTGAATGGTCCTGTTGGTAGCAGTGTGTCTAAATGTCCTCTCTGATGTCCCCGTCCCCTTCAGAGTTCGGTGTGTACTGCTGCCATTGTCGCAGTCAGGCTCGTGGGACTCAGTGCGCCGTCTGTAAGCGTCTCACCTTCCAATGCTCCATCTGCCACGTGGCCGTCCGAGGTTCGTCCAACTTCTGTCTGAACTGTGGACACGGAGGACACACCAGTCACATGATGGACTGGTTCCGGAGGCAGGACGAGTGTCCCACAGGCTGTGGCTGCCACTGTCTCCTACAGAGCACCTTCTGATGGGACAGGACCAGGAGCTCTGAGACGTCCTGTCCGTCATGAAGGAACATTTAAgtcactttattttctcttgttttacGTTGAAATGGAATCAAAGTGTTTGAAGGTTCAGATCAACCTCCAGAGACACGTCCTCATACgaggacacagggattatttcactgtttaataaagtcaccagtgtcCAACTAATCATTGacctatttattttaattcctgaTCCTAACCCTGACGTCCttatatgaggacgcagggtcagCGTCACATGActcaaatgaacacatgaaccCATTTACAGATGTTAGAAGGAATAAAATCAGTTTCAGTGACAGTCCTCATTGTGTCCCCTCATTCCTTCACCAGAGGCTGCCTCTGACCTCTCAcgaggggcggggcctctgaCCTCACTcaaggggcggggcctctgacctctcacgaggggcggggcctctgaCCTCACTcaaggggcggggcctctggGGGCTGTGGTTGGTATCTGGACGGAGAGTCGAGGCGACAGAAGACACAACGAGACACTAactctgaggtcagaggtcTGGAGACAGGAAACGGCTTCGCACAACGTTCACACTGAGGAAGCAATGAACacatgatggatgaatgaatgaatgaacacatgaatggatgaacacatgaatgaatggatgaacacatgatgaaggactgtgacctggatgatgtGAGCTCCTGTTCCCTccgtcttcatcttcttcttcatcaccgCCGGGACGTCCTCCATCTTCTCTACGTCCCACAGACGAACCGTCCCGTCCTgcatggacagagacagaggacacgTCCCAGTCTGGACCAGTCTAGACCAGACTAGTCTGGACCAGTCTGATGGAGCCAAATGTGGGAGGTGGATGTGATGTTCAGGTGGCTTCAGTCACCCTGGTGGACCCTGATAGACCTGAACCTGGGACAGACCGGTACCTTGGAGGAGGACGCCAGCAGCGTCCCGTCAGAGCTGATGGAGACTCCAGTCACCCCGTCTCTGTGACCCTGGGACACATAACACATGATTAGATCATCCACGAGGGGACCTGGTCTCTGTCATGCTGCTGGATCACCTTCAGGACCAGAGTCTGAACCAGCGAGGCCgtatcccagaatgcaacaGTCCTGTCGTAGGAGCCGGAGACCAGCAGcctgtctgaggaggaggaggaggaggaggagatgaaccaGGTCTAGGgttaccccccctcccaccaatGCTGACCCTCACCATCAGCAGAGAAGTTGCAGCAGCTCACGCTGCCTTCATGGCCCCCCCTCAGCGTGGTACCACCCTGAGACCTGAACCCCCCTCCATGCAGGTCCCACAGCTTCAGGGTTTTGTCCCAGGAGGCCGTGGCCAGGAAGTGGCCGTTGGAGGTGAAGCAGCAGTCAGAGACCACGTTACTATGGTtactgagagacagacaggggaCAGCATGAGAACAAGTCTGGAGTGACctggtctgggtccaggtctggttgGGTACCTGTGGGTGGACAGGGTGCTCCTCTGGTTCCTGAGGTCCCAGAGTTTGAGGAGGCGGTCTGCAGAGACCGTGGACACTCTGAGGCTCTGGGGGTCAAAACGACAGCGAGTGATGGTGGAGCGGTgaagacctggaggaggacagaacCAGTCTAGTCTGGACCAGCCTGGACTCTGGGCCAGTCTAGACTGGAGTAAGCCCTGTTCATCCTGATACTGTCTCAGACCCTAGTCTAGTCTGGcctagtctagtctggtctagtctagtccgGTCTAGGGGAGCGGTACCGTTGAGGGCGTGCAGGGTTTGTCCAGAGGACGTCTGGCAGACGTAGACCCCGTTCTGAGGATCTGATGCACAAACCAGCAGGAGACCatcagaggaggtggagcaggaggtCAAGAGGCCAGCGGGAGACCTGCTCCACTGGAGACACGtccccatcaccaccatcatcttcatcatcttcatcatcatcatcaccatcatcaccatcatcttcatcatcatcatcaccatcatctttatcatcttcatcatcttcatcatcatcatcaccatcatcaccatcatcaccatcatcttcatcatcatctttatcatcttcatcatcatcatcatcatcatcatcaccatcatcaccatcatcatcatcatcatcatctttatcatcttcaccatcatcttcatcatcttcatcatcatcaccatcatcatcatcatctttatcatcttcatcatcatcatcatcttcaccatcatcatcatcatctttatcatcttcatcatcttcatcatcttcaccatcatcatcatcatcatcatcatcaccatcatctttatcatcttcatcatcatcatcatcatcatctttatcatcttcatcatctccatcatcttcatcatcatcatcatc
The sequence above is drawn from the Mugil cephalus isolate CIBA_MC_2020 chromosome 3, CIBA_Mcephalus_1.1, whole genome shotgun sequence genome and encodes:
- the LOC125005566 gene encoding WD repeat-containing protein 88-like isoform X2 is translated as MASKNNFDPLSVEDPPGGGGEEEKEEEEEGGEESTLESRVPVKVLRFHRDVVTSVQLCFSDRCVLSVSSDVSAVLWDVQTGRPLRTFEGVHSSSISDCALVPNSNRMVTVSWDKKIVLWDMETGQVLSLRVSTVSADRLLKLWDLRNQRSTLSTHSNHSNVVSDCCFTSNGHFLATASWDKTLKLWDLHGGGFRSQGGTTLRGGHEGSVSCCNFSADDRLLVSGSYDRTVAFWDTASLVQTLVLKGHRDGVTGVSISSDGTLLASSSKDGTVRLWDVEKMEDVPAVMKKKMKTEGTGAHIIQCERCAKPFPVSRPLTSELVSRCVFCRLDSPSRYQPQPPEAPPLE
- the LOC125005566 gene encoding WD repeat-containing protein 88-like isoform X1; amino-acid sequence: MASKNNFDPLSVEDPPGGGGEEEKEEEEEGGEESTLESRVPVKVLRFHRDVVTSVQLCFSDRCVLSVSSDVSAVLWDVQTGRPLRTFEGVHSSSISDCALVPNSNRMVTVSWDKKIVLWDMETGQVLWSRSPAGLLTSCSTSSDGLLLVCASDPQNGVYVCQTSSGQTLHALNGLHRSTITRCRFDPQSLRVSTVSADRLLKLWDLRNQRSTLSTHSNHSNVVSDCCFTSNGHFLATASWDKTLKLWDLHGGGFRSQGGTTLRGGHEGSVSCCNFSADDRLLVSGSYDRTVAFWDTASLVQTLVLKGHRDGVTGVSISSDGTLLASSSKDGTVRLWDVEKMEDVPAVMKKKMKTEGTGAHIIQCERCAKPFPVSRPLTSELVSRCVFCRLDSPSRYQPQPPEAPPLE